In one window of Rhodoglobus vestalii DNA:
- a CDS encoding SDR family NAD(P)-dependent oxidoreductase, protein MSEASAFDGKVVIVTGAAGGLGRAFAQGFAAEGASLVVADIDLAGVTETAAILTAAGATAIAVRIDVTNRQSTDELAQTALAEFGRIDVLVNNAAIYATLSRTPFTDIESEEWDRVMDVNVKGTWLCSASVSPVMAQPGGRIINIASATVFSGSPLWMHYVASKAAVIGMTRVMAREVGGQGITVNAIAPGFTLTEASLGLIDDAETYGVDRGAIKRASQPDDIVGTALFLAGSQSGYVTGQTIVVDGGKQFI, encoded by the coding sequence ATGAGTGAAGCATCCGCATTCGACGGCAAGGTCGTCATTGTCACCGGCGCCGCCGGCGGTCTCGGGCGTGCATTCGCGCAGGGATTCGCGGCGGAGGGCGCCTCACTCGTTGTTGCAGACATCGACCTCGCCGGTGTCACCGAAACCGCTGCGATACTCACTGCCGCGGGCGCCACCGCGATTGCGGTGCGGATCGACGTGACCAACCGGCAGTCGACGGATGAACTCGCGCAGACTGCGCTTGCTGAATTTGGTCGCATCGACGTGCTCGTCAATAATGCTGCGATTTACGCAACCCTGTCGCGGACACCGTTCACCGACATCGAGTCCGAGGAGTGGGATCGTGTGATGGACGTCAATGTCAAAGGAACATGGTTGTGCTCCGCCTCCGTCTCCCCGGTCATGGCCCAGCCCGGCGGCCGGATCATCAACATCGCGTCGGCCACCGTCTTCAGCGGCTCGCCTCTTTGGATGCACTACGTGGCGTCGAAGGCCGCCGTCATCGGAATGACCCGTGTGATGGCGCGCGAGGTCGGCGGTCAAGGGATCACCGTCAACGCGATTGCCCCAGGATTCACCCTCACCGAAGCGAGCCTCGGGCTCATCGACGATGCCGAGACCTACGGCGTTGACCGAGGCGCCATCAAACGCGCCAGCCAGCCCGACGACATCGTCGGAACGGCCCTCTTTTTGGCAGGCTCCCAGTCCGGATACGTCACGGGGCAGACGATCGTCGTCGACGGTGGCAAGCAGTTCATTTGA